A single window of Scylla paramamosain isolate STU-SP2022 chromosome 41, ASM3559412v1, whole genome shotgun sequence DNA harbors:
- the LOC135092955 gene encoding LOW QUALITY PROTEIN: mucin-2-like (The sequence of the model RefSeq protein was modified relative to this genomic sequence to represent the inferred CDS: deleted 2 bases in 1 codon): protein MGEETKYCGNCKREVSSTNFTVHTVHCHRNIALCPLCKEPVPRSTFQQHLQTEHEEVRCPKCGAEMEPARVFAHEKEECPKRLLTCQHCELEVQASELQKHVEYCEARTERCKGCTKYVQVKHLQFHYESDHRYLRPEDKAGRNSSDDEASDECPICLGPFTLPLALECGHTFCMVCVKGIANTTKNCAICRRDIPRDMLMDVRFCREEEIIKNYVNKPRNKKNTRSHSVPNRSSYTATPTRRLVHHTTQDYDDMVNALLSSRTSSTSYRYQRPSNTHTPPSYTPYSSSTTSTTTSSTSSSSSTSCQESCQESCSENKESVNDDDCCCSSSSSSSSSPSSSPSSTSSTTTTTTSPSTRVNTTSSTTSSYTRPSTTTSSTTTTTTPRATTTTTTTTTRSTTVPATPRTTTAPSPSSSSSSSSSSTSSSPSSLSNGARPRRPTSLALETMSTLSSLSAATSPSSRTEDSTRTRPPRNATQEQYDRWLAFQLAKAEDDLPAAEFNRKHKPAFKRSLSMPERPLPRRSTRRPPASPRTLPSSSSSSSASSSSSTTPISKSSSDSNATTSSSSSSVLSTGARPKNTRLKKRVSFREETTPVRREAPVLLPCEFCDEMFSERDLMRHQTSCDKNETQLPRTSRLTPMSTPPTSPSSSASFIPSSTFSPSSSSSFIPAASSSSSAAAASSSATVSTAASSSAVTSSSATTSSSSSSSSSANTVRPRTAAPRPSVTTSARRSSAGTEASSRASPAPAPARTPASPQRRSPTLSPPPHAGTPPPATITIVDRPPPSVVVSAASVRPFSESPAPSASTSSASVCTSPSTSSSASPVPAPTSAPADTPTTDLEMEEMEEETPYMRPRRGRLLSSAIFSWRSISATGAASRRGYMRSNTAPLEDTGVDEDEEIPAPPVLTSLSATQLPPTSPEPQSTPPPGRRQAPSPPPARATPASPPTSRRPAPSPPPARPPPPASPPQSQERPETVFVKNPNKYRAPPPPQPPQPPAQPPQAPQTQAKTQTTTQPLQPTSQPSQAPQTQAKTQTPTPQPKTATTTATKTQTQQVKTFSSTTSTSSTTTTASSSSSSSSSTRKPTAPPPPKKQGEAKGSTQQLNGFRFDSQPMMVGGIEDGIPCEFCSKVLPSSKFQSHQTMCEAATRPPTLRPTSPAPAERPARPPRPWKSPKRVKPKAPSQQDTRRALLRRPLQRSSPRTPPSPPKGRRDTKLESPPPSGTEWRDPTPSWMSECATARRYESTDTCSEPTVSRSPVLAPASTKTPPPPAPPTAAPARVSPAGGAPERSYTATVWSPSSFAPSSCWGGSSSSLYGAGLSSSGVSSGLSSGYTSGHGWASPLSFLRDDVRGRLSSSSCAAAASSASSYYGGVRYRERSVSRARPTSLYTTSDAWGSLLDLHSPTRQFNIADTFSSASLAYMPTKRPSKKYRAPQPPCKTA from the exons cAAGAGGGAAGTCTCATCCACCAACTTCACGGTCCACACAGTCCACTGCCACCGGAACATCGCCCTGTGTCCGCTGTGCAAGGAACCAGTGCCGCGCTCCACCTTTCAGCAACACCTGCAGACGGAACACGAGGAAGTCAGATGTCCGAAATGTGGTGCAGAGATGGAACCTGCTAGAGTTTTCGCCCATGAG AAGGAGGAGTGCCCGAAGCGCCTCCTCACCTGCCAGCACTGTGAGTTGGAGGTGCAGGCCAGTGAGCTGCAGAAACACGTTGAGTACTGTGAGGCGAGGACTGAGCGGTGTAAGGGATGCACCAAGTACGTTCAAGTCAAGCATCTGCAGTTTCATTACGAGAGTGACCACCGCTACCTGAGGCCTGAGGATAAAG ccGGCCGTAACAGCTCCGACGATGAAGCAAGTGATGAGTGTCCAATCTGCCTGGGTCCCTTCACACTCCCGCTGGCCCTGGAGTGTGGCCATACCTTCTGCATGGTGTGCGTCAAGGGCATCGCCAACACCACCAAGAACTGTGCCATCTGCAGAAGAGATATACCAAGGGACATGCTCATGGACGtaag GTTCTGCCGCGAGGAGGAGATCATCAAGAACTACGTGAACAAGCCGCGGAACAAGAAGAACACGCGTAGCCACAGCGTTCCCAACAGAAGCTCTTACACTGCCACGCCCACACGCCGCCTCGTGCACCACACCACGCAGGACtacgatg ACATGGTGAACGCGCTCCTGTCCTCccgcacctcctccacctcctacagGTACCAGCGGCCCTCCAACACCCACACCCCTCCCTCCTAcaccccctactcctcctccaccacctccaccaccacctcctccacctcctcctcctcctccacctcctgccaAGAATCTTGCCAAGAATCCTGCAGCGAGAACAAGGAATCTGTGAACGATGacgactgctgctgctcctcctcctcctcctcctcctcctccccctcctcctccccttcctccacctcctccaccaccacgactaccactaGCCCCTCCACACGCGTCAATACGACCTCCAGCACCACCAGTTCCTACACCAGGCCCTCCACCACGacctcttctactactactactactaccccaagggctactactactactactaccactactacaaggTCTACTACGGTTCCTGCCACGCCGAGGACCACCACagctccttccccttcctcttcctcctcctcctcttcctcctccacctcctcctccccctccagtcTCTCCAATGGCGCTCGTCCCCGCAGACCCACATCTCTCGCTCTGGAGACAATGTCCACGCTGAgctctctctctgccgccaCCAGCCCCTCCTCCCGCACTGAAG ACTCCACCAGGACGCGCCCCCCGAGGAACGCCACACAGGAGCAGTACGACCGCTGGCTTGCCTTTCAGCTGGCCAAGGCGGAGGACGACTTACCTGCCGCGGAGTTCAACAGGAAGCACAAGCCAGCATTCAAGAGGTCCCTGTCCATGCCAGAGCGACCC CTCCCCCGGCGCAGCACACGACGTCCCCCCGCCTCTCCAAggaccctcccctcctcctcttcctcctcctctgcctcctcctcttcaagcaCCACGCCCATCAGCAAGTCCTCGAGTGACTCCAACGCCAccacgagcagcagcagcagcagtgtgttGAGTACAGGAGCGCGCCCCAAGAACACCCGCCTGAAGAAACGTGTGTCCTTCAGAGAGGAAACG ACCCCCGTGCGTCGCGAGGCCCCCGTGCTGCTGCCGTGTGAGTTCTGCGATGAAATGTTCTCAGAGCGTGACCTGATGCGGCACCAGACCAGCTGCGACAAGAACGAGACGCAGCTGCCCAGGACCTCCCGCCTCACGCCCATGTCCACGCCGCCCACCAGCCCCTCCTCCAGCgcctccttcatcccctcctccaccttcagtccctcctcctccagctccttcaTCCCTGctgcctcgtcttcctcctctgctgctgctgcttcgtcTTCTGCTACAGTTTCCACAGCTGCCTCGTCCTCTGCTGTAACCTCATCATCTGCCacgacttcctcctcctcctcctcttcctcctccgcaaATACCGTCAGGCCCAGGACAgccgcgccccgcccctccGTCACCACCTCTGCAAGAAGGTCCAGTGCCGGCACGGAAGCCTCCAGCAGGGCCAGTCCAGCTCCTGCCCCTGCCAGGACCCCCGCCTCGCCTCAGCGCAGGAGCCCCACGCTGAGCCCCCCGCCCCACGCAGGAACGCCGCCtcccgccaccatcaccatcgtgGACCGTCCCCCGCCCTCCGTGGTGGTGTCAGCAGCCAGCGTCAGGCCCTTCAGCGAGAGCCCCGCTCCCAGCGCCTCCACCAGCAGCGCCTCCGTCTGCACCTCGCCCTCCACCagctcctccgcctcccccgTGCCCGCCCCCACCTCGGCGCCCGCGGACACGCCCACCACGGAcctggagatggaggagatggaggaggagacgcCCTACATGCGCCCACGCCGCGGCCGACTGCTGTCCTCCGCCATCTTCTCCTGGCGCAGCATCTCGGCCACGGGCGCAGCCTCCCGCAGGGGGTACATGCGCTCCAACACGGCGCCCCTCGAGGACACGGGCgtggacgaggacgaggagatcCCCGCGCCCCCCGTCCTCACCAGTCTGTCAGCCACCCAGCTGCCGCCCACGTCCCCAGAGCCCCAGAGCACCCCGCCCCCCGGCCGCCGACAAGCACCCTCCCCGCCCCCAGCCCGCGCCACCCCTGCCTCGCCCCCTACCAGCCGCCGCCCtgccccatcacccccaccagcAAGGCCACCGCCCCCCGCCTCTCCCCCGCAGTCCCAGGAGCGCCCCGAGACCGTCTTCGTCAAGAACCCCAACAAGTACCGCGCTCCCCCGCCGCCACAGCCCCCGCAACCCCCAGCACAGCCCCCGCAGGCACCCCAGACGCAGGCCAAGACACAAACAACCACACAACCCCTGCAACCTACATCACAGCCCTCGCAGGCACCCCAGACGCAGGCCAAGACACAGACGCCCACACCACAGcccaaaacagcaacaacaacagcaaccaaaacacaaacacagcaagtcAAAACGttttcttccaccacctccacgtCCTCCACGACCACTacagcctcttcttcttcctcctcctcctcctccacccgcaAGCCCACCGCCCCCCCGCCCCCCAAGAAGCAAGGGGAGGCTAAGGGGTCGACGCAGCAGCTCAATGGGTTCCGATTCGACAGTCAGCCCATGATGGTGGGTGGCATAGAAGATGGGATTCCGTGTGAGTTCTGCAGTAAAGTGTTGCCGAGTAGCAAGTTTCAAAGCCACCAG ACAATGTGTGAGGCAGCAACCCGGCCACCCACCCTACGCCCAACGTCTCCTGCACCAGCTGAGAGGCCCGCCAGACCCCCCCGCCCGTGGAAAAGCCCGAAACGAGTAAAGCCAAAAGCCCCATCCCAGCAAGACACAAGAAGGGCCCTGCTCCGCCGCCCCCTTCAGAGGAGCAGCCCAAGGACGCCCCCCAGCCCGccaaaggggaggagggacacAAAGCTAGAAAGTCCTCCCCCGTCAGGAACAGAATGGAGAG ATCCCACTCCGTCATGGATGAGCGAGTGTGCTACAGCGAGAAGGTACGAATCAACAGACACCTGCAGCGAACCAACAGTATCAAGGAGTCCAGTTCTCGCACCAGCCTCTAcaaagactcctcctcctcccgcgcctCCTACTGCAGCCCCAGCCCGAGTCTCGCCCGCCGGTGGAGCTCCAGAGAGGTCCTACACGGCAACAGTCTGG TCTCCGTCGTCTTTCGCGCCGTCCTCCTGCTGgggtggcagtagtagcagtctGTACGGCGccggcctctcctcctctggCGTGTCTTCAGGTCTCTCGTCAGGCTACACGTCAGGGCACGGTTGGGCGTCTCCCCTCAGCTTCCTGCGTGATGATGTGAGGGGaaggctctcctcctcctcctgcgccgccgccgcctcctccgcctcctcgtaTTATG GCGGAGTCAGATACAGAGAACGAAGCGTGAGTCGAGCAAGACCCACCTCCCTCTACACAACCAG tgacgcgTGGGGCTCCCTCCTCGACCTCCACTCTCCCACTCGACAGTTCAACATTGCTGATACATTTTCGTCAGCCTCTCTAGCTTATATG cCTACGAAGCGGCCTAGTAAAAAATACAGAGCGCCGCAGCCCCCTTGCAAGACTGCCTGA